One stretch of Cervus canadensis isolate Bull #8, Minnesota chromosome 5, ASM1932006v1, whole genome shotgun sequence DNA includes these proteins:
- the RALGDS gene encoding ral guanine nucleotide dissociation stimulator isoform X2 — protein MVQRMWAEAAGPAGGAESLFPGSRRSRSVWDAVRLEVGGPDSCPVVLHSFTQLDPDLPRLESSTQEIGEELVNGVIYSISLRKVQVHHGANKGQRWLGCENESALNLYETCKVRTVKAGTLEKLVEHLVPAFQGSDLSYVTIFLCTYRAFTTTQQVLDLLFKRYGRCDALTASSRYGCILPYSSEDGGPQDQLRNAISSILGTWLDQYSEDFCQPPDFPCLRQLVAYVQLNMPGSDLERRAHLLLAQLEHADLGEAEPEALSPAPVPALKPAAEPEPALGPDLEPAPARAPEPAPTPAPTPPPELEPALSQALELEPAAAPEPPWPLPVAAENGLGEGKPHLLAFPPDLVAEQFTLMDAELFKKVVPYHCLGSIWSQRDKKGKEHLAPTVRATVTQFNSVANCVITTCLGDRSVSARHRARVVEHWIEVARECRVLKNFSSLHAILSALQSNSIHRLKKTWEEVSRDSLRVFQKLSEIFSDENNYSLSRELLIKEGTSKFATLEMNPKRAQRRPKEAGVIQGTVPYLGTFLTDLVMLDTAMKDYLYGRLINFEKRRKEFEVIAQIKLLQSACNNYSITPEEHFGAWFRALERLSEAESYTLSCELEPPSESASNTLKVKKNTAIVKRWSDRQAPSAELSTSGSCHSKSCDQLRCGPYLSSGDIADALSVHSAGSSSSDVEEINMSFVPESPDGQEKKFWESASQSSPETSGISSASSSTSSSSASTTPVASTRTHKRSVSGVCSYGSSLPLYNQQVGDSCIIRVSLDVDNGNMYKSILVTSQDKAPAVIRKAMDKHNLDEDEPEDYELVQVISDDRKLKIPDNANVFYAMNSTANYDFVLKKRTFTKGTKVRHGASSTLPRMKQKGLKIAKGIFP, from the exons ATGGTGCAGCGCATGTGGGCCGAGGCGGCCGGGCCTGCGGGCGGCGCCGAGTCGCTGTTTCCGGGCTCCCGGCGGAGCCGCAGCGTGTGGGACGCCGTGCGCCTGGAGGTGGGCGGCCCCGACAGCTGCCCGGTGGTGCTTCACAGCTTCACGCAGCTCGACCCCGACCTGCCGCGCCTGGAG AGCTCCACACAGGAGATCGGCGAGGAGCTGGTCAACGGGGTCATCTACTCCATTTCCCTGCGGAAGGTCCAAGTGCACCACGGCGCCAACAAGGGCCAGCGCTGGCTCGGG TGTGAAAACGAGTCGGCCCTGAACCTGTACGAGACCTGCAAGGTGCGGACCGTGAAGGCGGGCACGCTGGAGAAGCTGGTGGAGCACCTGGTGCCCGCCTTCCAGGGCAGCGACCTCTCCTACGTCACCATCTTCTTGTGCACCTACCGAGCGTTCACCACCACCCAGCAGGTCCTGGACCTGCTGTTCAAGAG GTACGGTAGATGTGACGCCCTCACGGCCTCCTCTAGATACGGGTGCATCCTTCCCTACTCCAGTGAGGACGGCGGACCCCAGGACCAACTCAGAAA TGCCATCTCCTCCATCCTGGGCACCTGGCTGGACCAGTACTCGGAGGACTTCTGTCAGCCCCCCGACTTTCCCTGCCTCAGGCAGCTGGTGGCCTACGTGCAGCTCAACATGCCCGGCTCCGACCTGGAGCGCCGGGCCCACCTCCTCTTGGCCCAGCTGGAGCATGCGGACCTCGGCGAGGCAGAGCCAGAGG CTCTGTCCCCAGCTCCAGTTCCAGCTCTGAAACCAGCTGCTGAGCCAGAGCCCGCCCTAGGCCCAGACCTCGAGCCAGCCCCGGCACGGGCCCCGGAGCCAGCCCCGACGCCAGCTCCGACGCCGCCTCCAGAGCTCGAGCCGGCTCTCTCGCAAGCTCTAGAGCTCGAGCCAGCTGCAGCCCCAGAGCCCCCCTGGCCTTTGCCCGTGGCCGCAGAGaacgggctgggggaggggaagcccCACCTCCTGGCGTTCCCTCCTGACCTGGTGGCGGAGCAGTTCACGCTGATGGACGCG gaGCTGTTCAAGAAGGTGGTCCCCTACCACTGCCTGGGCTCCATCTGGTCCCAGCGGGACAAGAAGGGCAAGGAGCACCTGGCCCCCACCGTCCGTGCCACCGTCACCCAGTTCAACAGCGTGGCCAACTGTGTCATCACCACCTGCCTCGGGGACCGGAGCGTGTCGGCGCGCCACCGGGCCAGGGTGGTGGAGCACTGGATCGAGGTGGCCAGG GAGTGCCGGGTCCTCAAGAACTTCTCCTCCCTCCACGCCATCCTCTCTGCCCTGCAGAGCAACTCCATCCACCGGCTGAAGAAGACGTGGGAGGAGGTCTCCAG ggacAGCCTCCGCGTCTTTCAGAAGCTGTCGGAGATTTTCTCAGACGAGAACAACTACTCCCTAAGCAGAGAGCTGCTCATCAAG GAGGGGACCTCCAAATTTGCCACCCTGGAGATGAACCCCAAGCGAGCCCAGAGGCGCCCGAAAGAGGCG GGTGTCATCCAGGGCACCGTTCCCTACTTGGGCACGTTCCTCACGGACCTAGTGATGCTGGACACTGCCATGAAGGACTATCTGTAT GGGAGACTGATCAACTTcgagaagaggaggaag GAATTCGAAGTGATTGCCCAGATCAAGCTGCTCCAGTCGGCCTGCAACAATTACAGCATCACACCCGAAGAGCACTTCGGGGCCTGGTTCCGGGCCCTGGAGCGGCTCAGCGAGGCGGAGAG CTACACATTGTCATGCGAGCTGGAGCCCCCCTCCGAGTCGGCCAGCAACACCCTCAAGGTCAAGAAGAACACGGCCATCGTCAAGCGCTGGAGCGA CCGCCAGGCCCCCAGCGCGGAGCTCAGTACCAGCGGCAGCTGCCACTCCAAGTCCTGTGATCAACTCAGGTGCGGCCCCTACCTCAGCAGCGGGGACATTGCTGACGCACTCAGCGTCCACTCGGCTGGCTCCTCCAGCTCCGACGTGGAGGAGATCAACATGAGCTTCGTCCCAGAGTCCCCCGACGgccaggagaagaag TTCTGGGAGTCGGCCTCCCAGTCGTCCCCGGAGACCTCCGGCATCAGCTCGGCCTCCAGCAGCACGTCCTCCTCCTCAGCCTCCACCACGCCCGTGGCCAGCACGCGTACCCACAAGCGTTCCGTGTCCGGGGTCTGCAGCTACGGCTCCTCACTGCCCCTCTACAACCAGCAGGTGGGCGACTCCTGCATCATCCGGGTGAGCCTGGACGTGGACAACGGCAACATGTACAAGAGCATCCTG GTGACCAGCCAAGACAAGGCTCCGGCTGTAATCCGCAAGGCCATGGACAAACACAACCTGGATGAGGACGAACCCGAGGACTATGAGCTGGTGCAGGTTATTTCAGATGATCGGA AGCTGAAGATCCCTGACAACGCCAACGTGTTCTACGCCATGAACTCTACCGCCAACTATGACTTTGTCCTAAAGAAACGGACCTTCACCAAGGGGACAAAGGTCAGGCATGGAGCCAGCTCGACCCTCCCCCGCATGAAGCAGAAGGGACTCAAGATTGCCAAGGGCATCTTCCCTTAG
- the RALGDS gene encoding ral guanine nucleotide dissociation stimulator isoform X1 produces MVQRMWAEAAGPAGGAESLFPGSRRSRSVWDAVRLEVGGPDSCPVVLHSFTQLDPDLPRLESSTQEIGEELVNGVIYSISLRKVQVHHGANKGQRWLGCENESALNLYETCKVRTVKAGTLEKLVEHLVPAFQGSDLSYVTIFLCTYRAFTTTQQVLDLLFKSRYGRCDALTASSRYGCILPYSSEDGGPQDQLRNAISSILGTWLDQYSEDFCQPPDFPCLRQLVAYVQLNMPGSDLERRAHLLLAQLEHADLGEAEPEALSPAPVPALKPAAEPEPALGPDLEPAPARAPEPAPTPAPTPPPELEPALSQALELEPAAAPEPPWPLPVAAENGLGEGKPHLLAFPPDLVAEQFTLMDAELFKKVVPYHCLGSIWSQRDKKGKEHLAPTVRATVTQFNSVANCVITTCLGDRSVSARHRARVVEHWIEVARECRVLKNFSSLHAILSALQSNSIHRLKKTWEEVSRDSLRVFQKLSEIFSDENNYSLSRELLIKEGTSKFATLEMNPKRAQRRPKEAGVIQGTVPYLGTFLTDLVMLDTAMKDYLYGRLINFEKRRKEFEVIAQIKLLQSACNNYSITPEEHFGAWFRALERLSEAESYTLSCELEPPSESASNTLKVKKNTAIVKRWSDRQAPSAELSTSGSCHSKSCDQLRCGPYLSSGDIADALSVHSAGSSSSDVEEINMSFVPESPDGQEKKFWESASQSSPETSGISSASSSTSSSSASTTPVASTRTHKRSVSGVCSYGSSLPLYNQQVGDSCIIRVSLDVDNGNMYKSILVTSQDKAPAVIRKAMDKHNLDEDEPEDYELVQVISDDRKLKIPDNANVFYAMNSTANYDFVLKKRTFTKGTKVRHGASSTLPRMKQKGLKIAKGIFP; encoded by the exons ATGGTGCAGCGCATGTGGGCCGAGGCGGCCGGGCCTGCGGGCGGCGCCGAGTCGCTGTTTCCGGGCTCCCGGCGGAGCCGCAGCGTGTGGGACGCCGTGCGCCTGGAGGTGGGCGGCCCCGACAGCTGCCCGGTGGTGCTTCACAGCTTCACGCAGCTCGACCCCGACCTGCCGCGCCTGGAG AGCTCCACACAGGAGATCGGCGAGGAGCTGGTCAACGGGGTCATCTACTCCATTTCCCTGCGGAAGGTCCAAGTGCACCACGGCGCCAACAAGGGCCAGCGCTGGCTCGGG TGTGAAAACGAGTCGGCCCTGAACCTGTACGAGACCTGCAAGGTGCGGACCGTGAAGGCGGGCACGCTGGAGAAGCTGGTGGAGCACCTGGTGCCCGCCTTCCAGGGCAGCGACCTCTCCTACGTCACCATCTTCTTGTGCACCTACCGAGCGTTCACCACCACCCAGCAGGTCCTGGACCTGCTGTTCAAGAG CAGGTACGGTAGATGTGACGCCCTCACGGCCTCCTCTAGATACGGGTGCATCCTTCCCTACTCCAGTGAGGACGGCGGACCCCAGGACCAACTCAGAAA TGCCATCTCCTCCATCCTGGGCACCTGGCTGGACCAGTACTCGGAGGACTTCTGTCAGCCCCCCGACTTTCCCTGCCTCAGGCAGCTGGTGGCCTACGTGCAGCTCAACATGCCCGGCTCCGACCTGGAGCGCCGGGCCCACCTCCTCTTGGCCCAGCTGGAGCATGCGGACCTCGGCGAGGCAGAGCCAGAGG CTCTGTCCCCAGCTCCAGTTCCAGCTCTGAAACCAGCTGCTGAGCCAGAGCCCGCCCTAGGCCCAGACCTCGAGCCAGCCCCGGCACGGGCCCCGGAGCCAGCCCCGACGCCAGCTCCGACGCCGCCTCCAGAGCTCGAGCCGGCTCTCTCGCAAGCTCTAGAGCTCGAGCCAGCTGCAGCCCCAGAGCCCCCCTGGCCTTTGCCCGTGGCCGCAGAGaacgggctgggggaggggaagcccCACCTCCTGGCGTTCCCTCCTGACCTGGTGGCGGAGCAGTTCACGCTGATGGACGCG gaGCTGTTCAAGAAGGTGGTCCCCTACCACTGCCTGGGCTCCATCTGGTCCCAGCGGGACAAGAAGGGCAAGGAGCACCTGGCCCCCACCGTCCGTGCCACCGTCACCCAGTTCAACAGCGTGGCCAACTGTGTCATCACCACCTGCCTCGGGGACCGGAGCGTGTCGGCGCGCCACCGGGCCAGGGTGGTGGAGCACTGGATCGAGGTGGCCAGG GAGTGCCGGGTCCTCAAGAACTTCTCCTCCCTCCACGCCATCCTCTCTGCCCTGCAGAGCAACTCCATCCACCGGCTGAAGAAGACGTGGGAGGAGGTCTCCAG ggacAGCCTCCGCGTCTTTCAGAAGCTGTCGGAGATTTTCTCAGACGAGAACAACTACTCCCTAAGCAGAGAGCTGCTCATCAAG GAGGGGACCTCCAAATTTGCCACCCTGGAGATGAACCCCAAGCGAGCCCAGAGGCGCCCGAAAGAGGCG GGTGTCATCCAGGGCACCGTTCCCTACTTGGGCACGTTCCTCACGGACCTAGTGATGCTGGACACTGCCATGAAGGACTATCTGTAT GGGAGACTGATCAACTTcgagaagaggaggaag GAATTCGAAGTGATTGCCCAGATCAAGCTGCTCCAGTCGGCCTGCAACAATTACAGCATCACACCCGAAGAGCACTTCGGGGCCTGGTTCCGGGCCCTGGAGCGGCTCAGCGAGGCGGAGAG CTACACATTGTCATGCGAGCTGGAGCCCCCCTCCGAGTCGGCCAGCAACACCCTCAAGGTCAAGAAGAACACGGCCATCGTCAAGCGCTGGAGCGA CCGCCAGGCCCCCAGCGCGGAGCTCAGTACCAGCGGCAGCTGCCACTCCAAGTCCTGTGATCAACTCAGGTGCGGCCCCTACCTCAGCAGCGGGGACATTGCTGACGCACTCAGCGTCCACTCGGCTGGCTCCTCCAGCTCCGACGTGGAGGAGATCAACATGAGCTTCGTCCCAGAGTCCCCCGACGgccaggagaagaag TTCTGGGAGTCGGCCTCCCAGTCGTCCCCGGAGACCTCCGGCATCAGCTCGGCCTCCAGCAGCACGTCCTCCTCCTCAGCCTCCACCACGCCCGTGGCCAGCACGCGTACCCACAAGCGTTCCGTGTCCGGGGTCTGCAGCTACGGCTCCTCACTGCCCCTCTACAACCAGCAGGTGGGCGACTCCTGCATCATCCGGGTGAGCCTGGACGTGGACAACGGCAACATGTACAAGAGCATCCTG GTGACCAGCCAAGACAAGGCTCCGGCTGTAATCCGCAAGGCCATGGACAAACACAACCTGGATGAGGACGAACCCGAGGACTATGAGCTGGTGCAGGTTATTTCAGATGATCGGA AGCTGAAGATCCCTGACAACGCCAACGTGTTCTACGCCATGAACTCTACCGCCAACTATGACTTTGTCCTAAAGAAACGGACCTTCACCAAGGGGACAAAGGTCAGGCATGGAGCCAGCTCGACCCTCCCCCGCATGAAGCAGAAGGGACTCAAGATTGCCAAGGGCATCTTCCCTTAG
- the RALGDS gene encoding ral guanine nucleotide dissociation stimulator isoform X6, with the protein MVQRMWAEAAGPAGGAESLFPGSRRSRSVWDAVRLEVGGPDSCPVVLHSFTQLDPDLPRLESSTQEIGEELVNGVIYSISLRKVQVHHGANKGQRWLGCENESALNLYETCKVRTVKAGTLEKLVEHLVPAFQGSDLSYVTIFLCTYRAFTTTQQVLDLLFKSRYGRCDALTASSRYGCILPYSSEDGGPQDQLRNAISSILGTWLDQYSEDFCQPPDFPCLRQLVAYVQLNMPGSDLERRAHLLLAQLEHADLGEAEPEALSPAPVPALKPAAEPEPALGPDLEPAPARAPEPAPTPAPTPPPELEPALSQALELEPAAAPEPPWPLPVAAENGLGEGKPHLLAFPPDLVAEQFTLMDAELFKKVVPYHCLGSIWSQRDKKGKEHLAPTVRATVTQFNSVANCVITTCLGDRSVSARHRARVVEHWIEVARECRVLKNFSSLHAILSALQSNSIHRLKKTWEEVSRDSLRVFQKLSEIFSDENNYSLSRELLIKEGTSKFATLEMNPKRAQRRPKEAGVIQGTVPYLGTFLTDLVMLDTAMKDYLYGRLINFEKRRKEFEVIAQIKLLQSACNNYSITPEEHFGAWFRALERLSEAESYTLSCELEPPSESASNTLKVKKNTAIVKRWSDRQAPSAELSTSGSCHSKSCDQLRCGPYLSSGDIADALSVHSAGSSSSDVEEINMSFVPESPDGQEKKQVGDSCIIRVSLDVDNGNMYKSILVTSQDKAPAVIRKAMDKHNLDEDEPEDYELVQVISDDRKLKIPDNANVFYAMNSTANYDFVLKKRTFTKGTKVRHGASSTLPRMKQKGLKIAKGIFP; encoded by the exons ATGGTGCAGCGCATGTGGGCCGAGGCGGCCGGGCCTGCGGGCGGCGCCGAGTCGCTGTTTCCGGGCTCCCGGCGGAGCCGCAGCGTGTGGGACGCCGTGCGCCTGGAGGTGGGCGGCCCCGACAGCTGCCCGGTGGTGCTTCACAGCTTCACGCAGCTCGACCCCGACCTGCCGCGCCTGGAG AGCTCCACACAGGAGATCGGCGAGGAGCTGGTCAACGGGGTCATCTACTCCATTTCCCTGCGGAAGGTCCAAGTGCACCACGGCGCCAACAAGGGCCAGCGCTGGCTCGGG TGTGAAAACGAGTCGGCCCTGAACCTGTACGAGACCTGCAAGGTGCGGACCGTGAAGGCGGGCACGCTGGAGAAGCTGGTGGAGCACCTGGTGCCCGCCTTCCAGGGCAGCGACCTCTCCTACGTCACCATCTTCTTGTGCACCTACCGAGCGTTCACCACCACCCAGCAGGTCCTGGACCTGCTGTTCAAGAG CAGGTACGGTAGATGTGACGCCCTCACGGCCTCCTCTAGATACGGGTGCATCCTTCCCTACTCCAGTGAGGACGGCGGACCCCAGGACCAACTCAGAAA TGCCATCTCCTCCATCCTGGGCACCTGGCTGGACCAGTACTCGGAGGACTTCTGTCAGCCCCCCGACTTTCCCTGCCTCAGGCAGCTGGTGGCCTACGTGCAGCTCAACATGCCCGGCTCCGACCTGGAGCGCCGGGCCCACCTCCTCTTGGCCCAGCTGGAGCATGCGGACCTCGGCGAGGCAGAGCCAGAGG CTCTGTCCCCAGCTCCAGTTCCAGCTCTGAAACCAGCTGCTGAGCCAGAGCCCGCCCTAGGCCCAGACCTCGAGCCAGCCCCGGCACGGGCCCCGGAGCCAGCCCCGACGCCAGCTCCGACGCCGCCTCCAGAGCTCGAGCCGGCTCTCTCGCAAGCTCTAGAGCTCGAGCCAGCTGCAGCCCCAGAGCCCCCCTGGCCTTTGCCCGTGGCCGCAGAGaacgggctgggggaggggaagcccCACCTCCTGGCGTTCCCTCCTGACCTGGTGGCGGAGCAGTTCACGCTGATGGACGCG gaGCTGTTCAAGAAGGTGGTCCCCTACCACTGCCTGGGCTCCATCTGGTCCCAGCGGGACAAGAAGGGCAAGGAGCACCTGGCCCCCACCGTCCGTGCCACCGTCACCCAGTTCAACAGCGTGGCCAACTGTGTCATCACCACCTGCCTCGGGGACCGGAGCGTGTCGGCGCGCCACCGGGCCAGGGTGGTGGAGCACTGGATCGAGGTGGCCAGG GAGTGCCGGGTCCTCAAGAACTTCTCCTCCCTCCACGCCATCCTCTCTGCCCTGCAGAGCAACTCCATCCACCGGCTGAAGAAGACGTGGGAGGAGGTCTCCAG ggacAGCCTCCGCGTCTTTCAGAAGCTGTCGGAGATTTTCTCAGACGAGAACAACTACTCCCTAAGCAGAGAGCTGCTCATCAAG GAGGGGACCTCCAAATTTGCCACCCTGGAGATGAACCCCAAGCGAGCCCAGAGGCGCCCGAAAGAGGCG GGTGTCATCCAGGGCACCGTTCCCTACTTGGGCACGTTCCTCACGGACCTAGTGATGCTGGACACTGCCATGAAGGACTATCTGTAT GGGAGACTGATCAACTTcgagaagaggaggaag GAATTCGAAGTGATTGCCCAGATCAAGCTGCTCCAGTCGGCCTGCAACAATTACAGCATCACACCCGAAGAGCACTTCGGGGCCTGGTTCCGGGCCCTGGAGCGGCTCAGCGAGGCGGAGAG CTACACATTGTCATGCGAGCTGGAGCCCCCCTCCGAGTCGGCCAGCAACACCCTCAAGGTCAAGAAGAACACGGCCATCGTCAAGCGCTGGAGCGA CCGCCAGGCCCCCAGCGCGGAGCTCAGTACCAGCGGCAGCTGCCACTCCAAGTCCTGTGATCAACTCAGGTGCGGCCCCTACCTCAGCAGCGGGGACATTGCTGACGCACTCAGCGTCCACTCGGCTGGCTCCTCCAGCTCCGACGTGGAGGAGATCAACATGAGCTTCGTCCCAGAGTCCCCCGACGgccaggagaagaag CAGGTGGGCGACTCCTGCATCATCCGGGTGAGCCTGGACGTGGACAACGGCAACATGTACAAGAGCATCCTG GTGACCAGCCAAGACAAGGCTCCGGCTGTAATCCGCAAGGCCATGGACAAACACAACCTGGATGAGGACGAACCCGAGGACTATGAGCTGGTGCAGGTTATTTCAGATGATCGGA AGCTGAAGATCCCTGACAACGCCAACGTGTTCTACGCCATGAACTCTACCGCCAACTATGACTTTGTCCTAAAGAAACGGACCTTCACCAAGGGGACAAAGGTCAGGCATGGAGCCAGCTCGACCCTCCCCCGCATGAAGCAGAAGGGACTCAAGATTGCCAAGGGCATCTTCCCTTAG